The following are encoded together in the Theileria orientalis strain Shintoku DNA, chromosome 1, complete genome genome:
- a CDS encoding uncharacterized protein (WD40 repeat-like domain containing protein), whose protein sequence is MLNASESTGRRSSIFNPCGQLGLICDGKAFCLNNLGKTSFITVSTLNQFIVYDSLSLKVCFISLPLKSNVKSIATRYENVFLVLNDESIHSFHKYDHREIFHEHKSNIISIFFHDDILVTYSSSELITYTKEEINDGNSSSKWKQENVVPLGPSEIKTVLPLKGFGNKVLVGFSDSTLILLNLKSSKVVHTFKFEVENSKCDSKRMAEGISVMSQSCSGSSGAVAVGYRCGYVGVVDINKDQPLGGFKLSAKQGEPTSMRFVYDKLNTASKSSHLSAVAELIVVGTSSGDLIVFDLNSFSIISCIESAHMSAVSEIMYIETHNNLVSLGDNSMIVWNMDSEKSFLRLLKSRVGLVGTINMMRAYDTEQHDVLVSSSFKEQGHLGKISTIQQQQSTSFSTKASKAPLKVITGLSCSYQRHYDWPNIITCHRNAHDVRVWSGFRGALIDKVLRVDGLKSAATAVCMTRCGNYAIVGYANGQIHVFTLQNCNHDSELVRTVDGQASPAHRSRVIDISLVGNSKLLSVSDSKQDRSVRVWDVMKLKMEFEYDPELPQGCSAYMAGSGNFLTALACTNNQIYILDVFGKMVIRQLSYQAEVTSMSFQINDNWFMASFGDSTMVVYDILSDCYVDYVKFSGTILDLKMDRTSSFLLVSNERAPGMIVQYSNRHSFELFPKTILYRDIPSVPVQIDVSSELSLEHEATQEVVKHDFESQKTQIEEGMITLSGLSSNELHNILFLDEIKRISRPVEPVKSKDEAPFFIPTTYKDGQLVFVEPEPEKIEHEAPKPSILKSSSVTTAFEDIMNSDSDESDKYKEMLSYLLKQSASGVHLSLSLLSETKMDENLDKLIGFFLYHVERKTDADALQVFLHVFLRFHAERISKIQNVKTKEKIRCLISHLKGDYTTLQSSFDRISCYIKLLTHLQTD, encoded by the exons ATGTTAAATGCTAGTGAGTCAACTGGTAGAAGGTCCTCCATTTTTAATCCATGTGGACAACTTGGACTAATCTGCGACGGCAAGGccttttgtttaaataaccTGGGAAAAACATCATTTATCACAGTTTCAacattaaatcaatttattGTGTATGATTCACTAAGCTTAAAAGTCTGTTTTATATCACTTCCACTTAAATCTAACGTAAAATCCATCGCAACCAGATACGAAAACGTATTTTTGGTATTAAACGATGAATCCATACACTCGTTTCACAAATATGATCACAGAGAAATATTCCACGAACATAAATCGAatattatttcaatttttttccaCGATGATATATTAGTCACCTATAGCAGTTCTGAGTTAATAACGTATACCAAGGAGGAAATAAATGATGGGAATTCTAGCTCTAAATGGAAGCAGGAGAACGTAGTTCCTCTGGGCCCCTCGGAGATTAAAACGGTTCTGCCTCTGAAAGGATTTGGCAATAAGGTTCTGGTTGGATTTTCCGATTCAACACTGATcctgctgaacctgaaaTCGTCTAAAGTAGTCCACACATTTAAGTTTGAGGTTGAAAACTCAAAGTGCGACTCCAAAAGGATGGCCGAGGGCATAAGCGTAATGTCGCAATCCTGTAGCGGATCATCAGGAGCGGTGGCAGTGGGCTACAGGTGCGGCTACGTCGGCGTGGTTGACATCAACAAGGACCAGCCCCTCGGAGGATTTAAGCTTAGCGCTAAGCAAGGAGAGCCCACATCAATGCGCTTCGTGTACGACAAGCTTAACACGGCCTCGAAATCGAGTCATTTGTCAGCAGTAGCTGAGTTGATAGTCGTTGGCACGAGTAGCGGAGACCTGATAGTGTTCGACCTTAACAGCTTTAGCATCATCTCCTGCATAGAGTCGGCGCACATGAGCGCTGTAAGCGAAATCATGTACATCGAGACGCATAACAACTTGGTTTCACTAG GGGACAACAGCATGATTGTCTGGAACATGGACTCGGAGAAGTCGTTCCTTCGACTGCTGAAAAGCAGAGTTGGTCTGGTGGGAACTATCAACATGATGAGAGCATACG aCACTGAGCAGCACGACGTCCTGGTTTCAAGTTCGTTCAAGGAGCAGGGGCACCTGGGCAAAATATCGACGattcagcagcagcagtctACGAGCTTTTCAACGAAGGCCTCCAAGGCTCCCCTGAAAGTGATCACTGGGCTGTCGTGCTCGTACCAAAGGCACTACGACTGGCCTAACATCATCACGTGTCACCGTAACGCGCACGACGTGCGCGTCTGGAGCGGGTTCCGGGGAGCTTTAATCGACAAGGTTTTGCGCGTCGACGGGCTGAAGTCGGCCGCAACAGCAGTATGCATGACGAGGTGCGGCAACTACGCAATCGTAGGCTACGCAAACGGGCAGATTCACGTGTTCACGCTCCAG AACTGCAACCACGACAGTGAGCTCGTGAGGACTGTGGACGGCCAGGCGTCGCCGGCCCACAGGTCAAGGGTCATTGATATATCGCTCGTAGGGAACTCGAAGTTGCTATCCGTTTCAGATTCAAAACAG GATCGCTCAGTTCGCGTCTGGGACGTCATGAAGCTGAAAATGGAGTTTGAATATGACCCTGAGTTGCCCCAAGGTTGCTCGGCCTACATGGCAGGATCGGGA AACTTTCTGACAGCCCTGGCCTGCACGAATAACCAAATCTACATACTGGACGTTTTTGGGAAGATGGTAATTCGTCAACTAAGTTATCAAGCCGAAGTCACCTCAATG AGCTTTCAAATTAACGACAACTGGTTTATGGCGTCTTTTGGGGACTCGACCATGGTTGTTTACGACATACTGTCGGATTGCTACGTCGACTACGTTAAGTTTTCTGGTACCATACTGGATTTGAAAATGGACCGCACGTCATCGTTTCTGCTGGTTTCAAATGAGAGGGCGCCGGGGATGATAGTACAGTACTCGAATAGGCACTCCTTTGAGCTCTTCCCGAAAACAATACTATACAGAGACATACCGTCAGTGCCGGTACAAATCGACGTCTCCTCGGAGTTGAGCTTGGAGCACGAGGCCACACAGGAAGTGGTTAAGCACGACTTCGAGTCCCAGAAAACGCAAATCGAGGAGGGAATGATCACGCTGTCGGGACTAAGCTCAAACGAGCTGCACAACATTCTATTTTTGGACGAGATTAAGAGAATAAGCAGGCCAGTAGAGCCGGTCAAATCGAAGGACGAGGCGCCGTTTTTCATTCCGACGACCTACAAGGACGGACAACTTGTGTTCGTAGAGCCTGAGCCAGAAAAAATTGAGCACGAGGCCCCCAAACcgtccattttaaaatcatccTCTGTAACGACGGCATTTGAAGACATAATGAACTCAGACTCTGATGAATCCGATAAGTATAAGG AAATGCTGAGCTACTTGTTAAAACAATCGGCATCTGGAGTCCACTTATCCCTGTCGCTACTTTCGGAGACAAAAATG GACGAGAATTTGGACAAACTCATCGGATTCTTCCTGTATCACGTTGAAAGGAAGACGGACGCGGATGCCTTGCAAGTGTTTTTGCACGTGTTCTTGAGATTCCACGCCGAAAGGATTTCAAAGATTCAGAACGTTAAAACGAAGGAGAAAATCAGGTGCCTGATATCGCATCTTAAGGGCGACTATACCACTTTACAGAGCAGCTTCGATAGGATATCCTGTTATATCAAGCTGTTAACACACTTGCAAACGGACTGA
- a CDS encoding T-complex protein 1 delta subunit → MASKVSAPPSNSSVWNRNEKTADVRNKNILAAKAVADLVRTSLGPKGMDKMIQDGKGGVIITNDGATILKELSLVHPTAKMMVELSKSQDIEAGDGTTSVVVVCKALLEMVENLLNQGIHPQTIADSMMLAVNKTEEILESISKPISLEDRDLLIDIAGISLQSKVVSQNASLLAPIAVDSVLGVMESPESKNVDLKNIRIVKSIGGTIEDTEMVDGLVFSEQKAVKTASGPTRIADAKIGLIQFCLSTPKTDMDNTIVVKDYQSIDRIMREERLITAKMVKQIAQTGCNVLLIQKSILRDAVTDLSLDYLAKAKIMVIKDIEREDIEFITKTIGCEEVASIDHFTADKLGTAKLVESKVEGSSRIVKITGVNMRKTASVLIRASNALMLDEAERSLHDALCVVRCLVKRRSILPGGGAPEMEVSNKLSQWAMTLEGVSQVCVKAFAEALEIIPYTLAENAGLYPLSVISELRAIHVKGGSNYGINIKKNAVSDMLEDNIIQPLLVTLSAIKLATESVLMILKIDDIVLCR, encoded by the exons ATGGCATCGAAAGTCTCTGCACCTCCCTCTAACAGTTCTGTTTGGAACAGGAATGAAAAAACGGCGGAtgttagaaataaaaacatactaGCTGCAAAAG CGGTGGCGGATTTGGTTAGAACCAGCCTGGGTCCTAAAGGAATGGACAAAATGATACAAGACGGCAAAGGAGGAGTAATAATCACGAACGACGGAGCAACAATATTGAAAGAGTTGTCATTGGTGCATCCAACGGCAAAAATG ATGGTGGAGCTGAGTAAGTCACAAGACATAGAAGCAGGGGACGGAACGACGTCAGTGGTGGTAGTTTGCAAAGCACTGCTGGAAATGGTGGAAAATCTGCTGAATCAAGGAATACACCCGCAGACTATCGCTGATAGTATGATGCTGGCAGTGAATAAG ACGGAGGAGATACTGGAGTCAATATCGAAGCCAATATCACTGGAAGACAGAGACCTGCTGATCGACATAGCAGGGATATCACTACAGTCAAAG GTTGTGTCACAAAACGCGTCACTGCTGGCGCCAATTGCAGTGGATAGCGTGCTGGGAGTAATGGAGTCGCCTGAGTCCAAGAacgtggacctgaagaacatcaGAATAGTCAAGAGCATAGGAGGAACGATCGAGGACACGGAAATGGTGGACGGCCTGGTGTTCAGCGAGCAGAAGGCAGTGAAGACAGCAAGCGGCCCGACGAGAATAGCGGACGCAAAGATAGGACTGATACAGTTCTGCCTATCGACGCCGAAGACGGACATGGACAACACGATTGTAGTGAAGGACTACCAGTCAATAGACAGAATAATGAGAGAAGAAAGGTTAATAACGGCGAAGATGGTAAAGCAGATAGCACAAACAGGGTGCAACGTACTGCTGATACAAAAGTCGATACTGAGAGACGCAGTGACA GACCTGTCACTGGACTACCTGGCTAAGGCAAAAATCATGGTGATTAAAGACATAGAGAGAGAAGATATTGAGTTTATAACGAAGACAATAGGATGCGAAGAAGTGGCAAGCATCGACCACTTTACAGCAGATAAACTGGGAACGGCAAAGCTG GTTGAGTCAAAAGTGGAAGGAAGTTCAAGAATAGTGAAGATAACAGGAGTTAACATGAGGAAAACAGCGTCAGTGCTGATAAGAGCATCAAACGCACTGATGTTAGATGAAGCGGAAAGGTCACTGCACGACGCACTGTGCGTGGTGAGGTGTCTGGTGAAGAGACGCTCAATCCTTCCGGGAGGAGGAGCTCCGGAGATGGAAGTGTCGAACAAGCTGTCACAATG GGCAATGACGCTGGAAGGAGTGTCACAAGTGTGCGTGAAGGCGTTCGCAGAGGCACTGGAGATCATACCGTACACACTGGCAGAAAATGCAGGACTCTACCCACTTAGCGTAATCAGTGAGCTGAGAGCAATACACGTGAAGGGAGGAAGCAACTACGGAATCAACATAAAGAAGAACGCAGTGTCGGACATGCTCGAGGACAACATAATACAACCGCTCCTAGTGACACTCTCAGCAATAAAGCTGGCGACTGAGAGCGTGCTGATGATACTGAAGATCGACGACATAGTACTCTGTAGATAA
- a CDS encoding uncharacterized protein (CPSF A subunit, C-terminal domain containing protein): MYTYFVTAATSCSIIKSIKCRLIKDSTAEYLVCLKSNSIEVYTLPEDSEESNSPFDSGPNPCLITSLHSYFTFLTCIEYRPPNHNQSYLLVLTQNYTLILLKFDSENCKFVSKNVACLQEPFSGVRCGNVILKIDAAYNLIVFCGHTRIIKCIVLNKSDYFNFSDIITMRTNDSFFLDFEFMSVEYKSEDSMKVNIEGESRSYSNSLSQELQFKSPNRNSSIHQLECKLLVLGQDDSDSKSEPARWLYGMHLSFEIELLNGHKRFNSYSNVPLFGDPVKLSSPFSKFVPLSLNSTSRNDSTLMLGSGSVAYTSFKAPKEVRSFKLDVSMTEVSCYARHSTNKYLFADDNGNVYIMDLLLSTRNEGTGLKRRVGPSVGAKSVQATKREGELVVRDVKVERVGSCAIPSSIVKLDEERIFCTSRHGNSATMRIKGAGDKRSRIQSGRVWAQANVGPVTDFTYLQEEESDGSILACCGSGTSGSFCKIYFGIGSEVLYSKELRGVHNLFGLHLQGREESEGHLVMCISFYRFTRFYLVSQAEGEARDKGGKSNSLELLETKLSEIVKLEREELITDETTLLFSRFNEDCVLQVTPLNVLVAAQGFKKVTRVSVSELARVGEGPDFTVSALVCGRHILLLLASNTVLLLDHELKVVNRKKMGTSVSSISYISKGDLTRSSFRASSVFKQAECEGILAATGWDSEIMIMPLLSLEVVYKYRCSIGFGTFVKSLKFGMVGPEVYLLASVSDGKLYTYKFKETAESGDEGPKVKIEPDNIVELSDGSFKLLDVQLGRDDETCDLRTRKLITTGSKCSIIHASNNKIEYTKVNVSNLWALATLSNKWYSNNSNGGTSDKMKHSSASTGKTNRSGSANQYSSGTFLSNSDEETLVVYYTNKSIVVGTLDFVKNLNVKRIVTGANMNKIAYHSGSKLAVVSTIPQYVVNPNELSNVEENENRNNVRGADELQVDKVDLKREPEEARRGGTKRTIHEEPEQYQNIMVCTEANELLESTNDAFIPSCLLFVDVESSKIVHKLEVPEGHVVSSLRTYIHEHVEYVAVGSSLVSEQSDLPAEGHLYLVEIDRSRGSLAFKVQRTSEPFEGGVVDIAVMDEMLVLAVNATLMIVKLGGEHSVTTPLKDKNRPKSGRVGDQGGGAAGSRGGKAEKKNYKLEYVQGCAEECTRYLELITSYESNTYIVAVDVCEDSVFLGDLMTSVKLLKFKDKCLYESCRDFNTLWTSSLAAVDASTCLVADDSGNFSVFAKSKTPVNDHKAIKFDTLGLFHHGETVNRIVKRRRAVVDAGRHLKIASKLGQKRHACERLFCCQGAPAGHERFKMRERSSLFDATFTCCTSSGSFLQLCVFSDVKLFLRLSLLEQTLQLFHSHTGVNLNKNYRNFENLHTTVPPRGFVDGDLVERFLRLPQAAKLRVFESFRKNAQELDLDCSTLDQLVATVENVTNSRLM, translated from the exons ATGTATACTTATTTTGTTACAGCAGCCACTAGCTGCTCTATCATTAAATCAATCAAATGTAGACTTATAAAAGATTCCACAGCAGAATACCTGGTTTGCCTGAAGTCGAACTCAATAGAAGTTTATACCCTGCCTGAAGATTCAGAAGAATCAAACTCGCCATTCGATAGTGGACCTAACCCCTGTTTAATAACCTCTCTTCACTCATACTTTACCTTTCTTACTTGTATCGAATATAGACCTCCTAACCATAATCAATCATATTTGTTGGTTTTAACACAAAATTATACACTAATTCTGCTGAAATTTGACTCAGAAAACTGTAAATTTGTCTCGAAGAACGTGGCCTGTCTGCAA GAGCCCTTTTCGGGAGTGAGATGCGGGAACGTTATCCTAAAGATTGACGCGGCTTATAACCTGATAGTGTTTTGCGGTCATACTCGAATAATCAAATGTATAGTGCTGAACAAAAGTGACTATTTTAACTTCTCGGACATCATAACGATGAGGACGAACGACTCGTTCTTTTTGGATTTCGAGTTCATGTCAGTTGAATATAAAAGCGAGGACTCTATGAAGGTAAATATTGAGGGCGAGTCGAGAAGTTACTCGAACTCGCTGAGCCAGGAGTTGCAGTTCAAGTCGCCTAACAGAAACAGCTCCATTCACCAGTTGGAGTGTAAACTGCTGGTACTCGGACAAGACGACAGTGACAGTAAGTCTGAACCAGCAAGATGGCTGTACGGAATGCACCTGTCCTTTGAAATTGAGCTTCTGAACGGCCACAAGAGGTTTAACTCGTACAGCAACGTCCCGCTGTTCGGAGACCCAGTGAAGCTGAGCAGCCCATTCAGCAAGTTCGTCCCACTGAGCCTTAACAGCACTAGCAGGAACGACAGCACCTTGATGCTGGGATCAGGCTCGGTGGCGTACACGAGCTTTAAAGCGCCGAAGGAAGTGAGGAGCTTCAAGCTCGACGTCTCAATGACGGAAGTCTCCTGCTACGCGCGTCACAGCACAAATAAGTATCTGTTCGCGGACGACAACGGGAACGTGTACATTATGGATCTGCTGCTGTCGACAAGGAACGAGGGAACGGGGCTGAAGAGAAGAGTGGGACCGAGCGTTGGGGCTAAAAGCGTTCAGGCCACGAAGCGCGAGGGCGAGTTGGTGGTGCGAGACGTGAAAGTCGAAAGAGTGGGAAGCTGCGCAATCCCATCGTCGATAGTTAAGTTGGACGAAGAGAGAATATTCTGCACGAGCAGGCACGGAAACAGTGCCACAATGAGGATAAAGGGCGCGGGCGATAAAAGGAGTAGGATTCAGAGCGGCAGAGTATGGGCGCAGGCGAACGTGGGCCCAGTCACAGACTTCACGTACCTGCAGGAGGAGGAGTCGGACGGATCGATACTGGCTTGTTGCGGCTCGGGGACCTCAGGCTCGTTCTGCAAGATTTATTTTGGGATAGGGTCGGAGGTTCTGTACTCGAAGGAGTTGCGAGGAGTTCATAACCTGTTCGGGCTGCACCTGCAGGGAAGAGAGGAGAGTGAAGGACATCTGGTAATGTGCATCTCATTCTACCGCTTCACGAGGTTCTACCTGGTGAGTCAGGCGGAAGGAGAGGCCAGAGATAAGGGAGGAAAAAGTAACTCCttggagctgctggaaacCAAACTGAGTGAAATAGTAAAGCTGGAGAGGGAGGAGCTAATAACTGATGAAACGACGCTTTTGTTCTCGAGATTTAATGAGGATTGCGTTCTGCAGGTGACACCACTCAACGTGTTGGTGGCGGCGCAGGGCTTTAAAAAGGTGACGAGAGTCTCAGTCTCGGAGTTGGCGAGGGTCGGAGAAGGCCCGGACTTCACAGTAAGCGCATTAGTCTGCGGAAGGCAcatactgctgctgctggcgaGTAACACCGTGCTGTTGCTGGACCACGAGTTGAAAGTGGTGAACAGAAAAAAGATGGGCACGAGCGTGTCCTCAATATCATACATATCGAAAGGAGACCTGACGAGATCGAGTTTTAGAGCCTCGTCAGTGTTTAAGCAGGCTGAGTGCGAGGGAATACTGGCTGCTACCGGATGGGACAGCGAAATCATGATAATGCCCCTGTTGAGCTTGGAAGTCGTTTACAAGTACAGATGCAGCATTGGCTTCGGGACCTTTGTTAAGTCCCTGAAGTTCGGCATGGTGGGTCCCGAGGTGTACCTGCTGGCGAGCGTTTCGGACGGTAAGCTGTACACGTATAAGTTTAAGGAGACCGCCGAAAGTGGCGACGAGGGCCCGAAGGTTAAAATTGAGCCTGACAACATAGTTGAGTTGAGCGACGGATCATTTAAGTTATTGGACGTGCAGCTGGGCAGAGACGATGAAACCTGCGACCTCAGAACAAGAAAGCTAATAACGACGGGAAGCAAGTGCAGCATCATCCACGCAAGCAACAATAAGATAGAGTACACGAAGGTGAATGTGAGCAATTTATGGGCGTTGGCAACATTGTCAAACAAGTGGTACAGCAACAACAGTAACGGTGGCACCAGTGATAAAATGAAACACAGTAGTGCCAGTACTGGTAAAACGAACCGGAGCGGTAGCGCCAACCAGTACTCAAGCGGAACATTTTTGTCAAACTCAGACGAGGAGACTCTGGTGGTCTATTACACGAACAAAAGCATAGTGGTGGGCACGTTAGACTTTGTGAAGAACTTGAACGTTAAAAGAATAGTAACGGGGGCTAACATGAATAAGATAGCTTACCACTCCGGGTCAAAACTGGCAGTAGTGTCGACGATACCACAATACGTAGTTAACCCGAATGAACTGAGTAATGttgaagaaaatgaaaacagAAATAATGTTAGAGGAGCTGACGAATTACAAGTTGATAAGGTGGATTTAAAGAGGGAACCTGAAGAGGCAAGGCGTGGC GGGACAAAGAGGACAATCCACGAGGAACCGGAGCAATATCAGAATATAATGGTATGCACGGAAGCAAACGAGCTCCTGGAAAGCACGAATGACGCCTTCATACCGAGCTGCCTGCTATTCGTAGACGTCGAAAGTAGCAAAATCGTCCACAAGCTGGAAGTCCCCGAGGGACACGTAGTCTCAAGTCTCCGCACGTACATCCACGAGCACGTGGAGTACGTGGCCGTGGGAAGCTCGCTGGTATCGGAGCAGAGCGACCTGCCTGCAGAGGGGCACCTGTACCTGGTGGAAATCGACAGAAGCAGGGGCTCTCTGGCGTTCAAGGTGCAGAGGACCTCGGAGCCCTTCGAAGGAGGAGTAGTGGACATCGCAGTCATGGACGAGATGCTGGTCCTGGCAGTGAATGCGACGCTGATGATCGTGAAGCTCGGCGGGGAGCACTCAGTGACCACGCCGCTGAAGGACAAAAATAGACCTAAGTCAGGCAGGGTCGGGGATCAGGGAGGAGGCGCGGCAGGCTCAAGAGGCGGCAAGGCggaaaagaaaaattaCAAGCTCGAGTACGTGCAGGGCTGCGCAGAGGAGTGCACGAGGTACCTGGAGCTCATAACGAGCTACGAGTCGAACACGTACATCGTGGCGGTGGACGTCTGCGAGGACAGCGTCTTCCTGGGGGACCTGATGACCTCGGTGAAGCTGCTCAAGTTCAAGGACAAGTGCCTCTACGAGTCCTGCAGGGACTTCAACACGCTCTGGACGTCGTCGCTGGCGGCAGTCGACGCCTCGACGTGCCTGGTCGCCGACGACTCGGGGAACTTCAGCGTGTTCGCCAAGTCGAAGACGCCGGTCAACGACCACAAGGCAATAAAGTTTGACACGCTTGGGCTCTTTCACCACGGGGAGACGGTGAACAGAATAGTAAAGCGACGAAGGGCTGTTGTTGACGCCGGAAGGCACCTTAAAATCGCAAGTAAACTAG GTCAAAAACGACACGCCTGCGAAAGGCTGTTTTGTTGTCAGGGCGCTCCCGCAGGCCATGAGCGCTTTAAGATGAGGGAGCGCTCCAGCCTCTTCGACGCAACGTTCACGTGCTGCACGAGCTCCGGGAGCTTCCTGCAGCTGTGTGTCTTCAGCGACGTCAAGCTGTTCCTCAGGCTCTCGCTGCTCGAGCAGACGCTGCAGCTGTTCCACAGCCACACGGGCGTGAACCTCAACAAGAACTACCGCAACTTCGAGAACCTGCACACGACGGTTCCGCCCCGCGGGTTCGTCGACGGCGACCTCGTCGAGCGCTTTCTCAGGCTCCCGCAGGCCGCGAAGCTCCGCGTGTTTGAGTCCTTCAGAAAGAACGCGCAGGAGCTGGACCTGGACTGCAGCACGCTCGACCAGCTCGTCGCAACAGTCGAGAACGTAACCAACAGCAGGCTGATGTAG